One region of Desulfovibrio legallii genomic DNA includes:
- a CDS encoding transposase, which produces RLNREIRRRTRVVGSFPDGHAALMLVAARLRYMAGQKWGTQRYLCMSREEAE; this is translated from the coding sequence AGGCTGAATCGTGAAATTCGGCGGCGAACGCGGGTGGTGGGGAGCTTTCCCGATGGGCACGCGGCCTTAATGCTGGTAGCGGCCCGGCTGCGCTATATGGCGGGCCAGAAATGGGGCACACAGCGGTATCTGTGCATGTCCAGGGAGGAAGCAGAATAG